Below is a window of Rhizobium jaguaris DNA.
GTTTATTGGCGATCTTCCTGGGTGCTGCCTTCGAGGGCGAAACCATGGTTATCCTCGGCGGCGTGTTTTCGCACCGCCACCTCATGACCTTTTGGAGTGCGGCGGCAACCGCTTGTGCCGGTTCCTTTATCGCGGACCAGACGCTCTTTTTCACCGGCCGCTATGCCCGCCACTATCAGCGTATCCAGAAAATCATCGAAAAGCCGGCGTTCGCCCGCGTCACCCATCTTCTGGAGCGTTATCCCACCAGCTTTATCTTCGCGTTCCGGTTCATCTATGGCGTGAGGACGATCAGTCCGGTCGCCATCGGAATGTCCGACGTCTCAGCCATAAAATTCGTCGTGATCAACGCTGCCGCGGCCTTGATCTGGGGATCGTTCTTCACCGGAATAGGCTACCTGTTCGGCCGAAGTATTGAGCAGACGTTCGGCCATCTCCCGCTCCATCGCCATGTCCTGATTGCGGCCGGAATTATTGCTGTCCTGCTTCTTGTCATGATGACATTCCGAAAACGCAAGCCTGCCTGATCAGGTTCGGCTTTCGCCGTTACGGCTCACCATAATTGCAGGGCGCGGGGGCTATTGCAATTTTGAGCAATGCCG
It encodes the following:
- a CDS encoding DedA family protein; the encoded protein is MTIELLIARYGLLAIFLGAAFEGETMVILGGVFSHRHLMTFWSAAATACAGSFIADQTLFFTGRYARHYQRIQKIIEKPAFARVTHLLERYPTSFIFAFRFIYGVRTISPVAIGMSDVSAIKFVVINAAAALIWGSFFTGIGYLFGRSIEQTFGHLPLHRHVLIAAGIIAVLLLVMMTFRKRKPA